One Rhineura floridana isolate rRhiFlo1 chromosome 14, rRhiFlo1.hap2, whole genome shotgun sequence genomic region harbors:
- the CTXN2 gene encoding cortexin-2, with the protein MSSNYCNNVSVSMSVNEVSTFPLTLEQKTGFAFVGILCVFLGLLIIRCFKILLDPYSSMPSSTWEDEVEGLDKGTFEYALA; encoded by the coding sequence ATGAGCAGTAACTACTGCAACAACGTGTCAGTCAGCATGAGCGTCAATGAGGTGTCCACCTTTCCCCTGACTCTGGAACAAAAAACCGGCTTTGCCTTTGTAGGGATCCTGTGTGTCTTCTTGGGACTTCTGATTATCAGATGCTTCAAAATCTTATTAGACCCTTATAGCAGTATGCCGTCTTCCACGTGGGAGGATGAAGTTGAAGGGCTGGATAAGGGGACATTTGAATATGCTCTTGCATGA